The sequence AGCAACAactttcaattattattatttctatatgaaaattcaaaaattacattGAACTGACACTTATTCAAGTTGTCATTTAACCGATCAACTATTTAGGGTTGAACACAACATAATTGACAAAATAAGTCAGGTAGAGCAAAACTTTCACTGTATAATAATGCTTCCAGCAATTATGGCTACACAAATTTTCAACAAAGCAAGTCCATTGATTTTGGAAATTCTGAAGTTGTTCACTGAAAAATTGGAGGATTCTCTTTTCGTTTTCCCAAGCCTCTAATTGGATTGCCTATATTCTTTTGTAAATAATGAGAAATACTAATATTAGATGgttaaaatactaatattaaaaaaaatcaattgatTAGAGAAACAAAAGCTTCTATCTCCATAATTAATTTTGCTGTTGAAGTTTTCTGAAGGTGaacacataaatatattagttaagCTTCAGTGCAAAATAGCAAGTTCCTAACATAGTTTGGAATGACACTTGATTACCTAGAGAAGTGGTTATTaacattagaaaaaagaaaccatCTGTCAAAAATTCCAACATAACAGGCAGCAAGAACAAATATCATAGTGATCATATATTTGCCACCAGCGTTAGTGAGGTTTAATGAGCATCTTTCATTGATGTGATTAACAAATTATCAAAGAGAAACAGTACGCCTATATAGtacttcatcatcatcactcTCGTCTTCCTCATCGGACACAGCCTCATATCCCGGCAGTTGCAACTTCCCACCCTTAAAGAAGGATGGACCTGGACTCTCTGATTCAATATAATCACCTTGCAATCTCTCCTCAAATCTCTGGTCACTACAGTTGAGGAACCAATTCAATGAACACCTAATTCCCTTGCTTTGCAGCATCTGGTACCTCGGCTTGATTCTAGATTCCAGGCTATAAGTAAAGTACTCAGGGAAATCTACAAGCTCTTTCAGTGGCCTTCCCATTTCacttttatagaaataaaagctGTTCTTCATGAGTGGAACTCTCAATGCAACTAACTGCGGACATTTTACAACCATCTTTGCCACATCTTCAGATGGGATTCCTCGCCCCAAAAGGAACTCAACAGGTTTCTTAATCACATTCTGATTAAGGCTAACAATCTGTGGCATCTTTTCTATCACTTCTGCAAACCCTTCAGGATCAatcttaatcttcaagttgaAGAAATACTGCTGCGAAGATAGCTTAGCTTTCAAAGGCAACCCGAGAATTTGCGGATACTGTGCTATAACTGAAGGAAGTGCTTCCTTCCTAATTCCAAAACTAATTAAACAATCTACATTTGGCTTAACAGTCTCTTCAAGATCATATCCAAGTATATATGCCCGCTTCTCCAACATTCTAGCTACTATTTTCTTAGGCAAACcgaaagaaatcaaataatcaaCAAGTGGCTTAATCATAGTGCCTACTCTCATCCCTAGAATATATGGAAACTGAGTCACCATTGGCCCAATATCTCTAGGATTAACACCAATGCTAACAAGATAAGCCACGGAAGTACTCATAGTCCCTTCAAGCTTAAACCCGAGAAGCTCAGGATACTTTTGGAGAACATATCCTATATCCTGTTTTTCCACATCTAGCCCGCGAAGAAACTTAATAACTGGCATAAGCTCAACAACAACACTGGCATGCAACACCTGCGGATAATTCTTAATAAACTCTCCAAGTTTAGACCTAGCAATACCAATCTTCTCCAAGTAACCCAAGACaggtataatattttttcGCACACTACATCCTAGCATTAAAGGGTACTCATTAAAATCATCAATAGTTAATCCCAACTTCTGCAAGAACTCGACACGCTCTTTCATCACCTCCACGGTTGATGGAAGCTCAAGGTTTTCCAATTCATCAGGAATTATCCCTAAATTATTAAGATAATCACATATTATAACACGATTAAccaatttttctctcttcccTTGAACCACACCCCAAGTAACTGAAGGCATCTCATACTCGGGGAACTTAGAGGAGCTTGTGGAAAATGAAGCGCCCAATTGTGAAACCCTAAAAGGGTCATCAAAACGAGGGATTCGGGCACAAGGGTTTTGTTGGGTTTTGATTACGGAAGATAAAGACGTGATCTTTGTGCAAAATTTCTGAGAAGGGttagaaatagtgaaaaagGTTAAAGCTCTCCTTCTGAGCAAATATAAGCTCATATTATCTATAAAATGGAATACAAACTGAAAGCAAGaatcttttgtttcttatattcttcttcttaaaaaaaaaaaaagaaataattaagtgggaaagaaaaagaagaagcagagGCTGAGGCAGAGGCTGAGGCTTACCTCGTTCTGTGTTGTGGATAGGCAAGAAACAAGAGAAGAATCATTCCATTTTTCACTTGGTTTTTTCAGTTGCTGCTGTCTCACTATTTTCTGTAGCGAATTGCTTGGGTTGTGAAAGTGAGGATTTGCAGGCAAAGAGATGCATCGCAAGGAAGCTAATATGAAATCAaacttcaaaatatttatgagcCCAATTGCTTAGACAGGGCTTCTTTTATCTGAAGACAAATGCCCATTGAACCTGTGACCCAATAGCTTAAGCTTATAGGCTTCAGATTGATCAAATCTATAAAACTCGGCTCTCTTacacttaataaattaattctatcaattaataaagtttctaagaattagttatgttttatattggatgattaataatttattatttagtaatttatataagtttcgataaatttttttaattattaattgaaaactaCAACATGAGCAAATAAGACCAATTATATTGTTGATTGGTGTCCCAAAAATATTAGAAGGCTTTTTTAGAgtatctatatatttttataatcagttatcaaattaaaactaatttcaGATTTGTAgagaataatttcttttccatgTAATAATCTGTTGACATCAAACTACATGGTTTGCCTTAAATACAagtcataataataataataataataataataataattattattattattattattatttattatagttatcaaatattttaacttaataacattttaatatttttataaatttttaatcatcaaataatattaatttattattaaaatatattagttgGCCCCTCAACTTTTATGTTTTGTTCTACTGACTGAGTCTCTAAacacaattttattaattaaacatttttaattcattttttttttgtgttcaGCCCTATATTTtagcttcttcttttattatggACTCATTTAATGGtactaaaagataatttaattaagggTCTTCTTTTCATAAAtgcaacaaaaatataaaataaatataaaactatccataaaaattattaacaatgAAAATATCCAGAAAcagaattttattataaaaaatttcctaTTTGAAATTTTCAGATGAAAAGGTATATGtagtatattttgaaaaaaaggtGTATATATTCAGTATATTGTTTGATTTGTAATATTAgtgatgaataaataaataaataaggtatttttttatttaaaaatttataaatgtgttgagaatattatatatggaaaataagataaatagcTACAAGGTGAAAGAAAGTATATGTTGAATATAtattagagaaaaatatatatgtctggtataattttgatataaattaaataatatatatcttgatttttaataatattatatataaatactaatgatatgaaatattaattttttcaatattaaaatttaaataaataatttaatcaaaatttacaatattttcaagtattttaaaaagttaaaaaaaatgtgaaacattgataaaataaaaataaataacaacaaaaggtatatatatttaaccaAAAATAGACTAGAGGTTAATAACTTCTAATTCCGTTATTTGATTGTTTAATTACGGTTTAAGAAATCATTGATCCGATGAAATCGATTTGACAATCAAACATTGACGTTTTGAGCTATAAAGCTctaaattcatattatcaaacataaatataataatgatagaAGATTGATTTTCCTAAATTCCTAGTTTTTTGTGGtaatatatagaattatttCATTCTTATTGATAAATCTAAAAGAGGTGATAATTAGAGTTAGAGTTcccattgattaattaaattttgtaattaagtttacaataatattataataagggcctaatactcataaaaactcaaagttttacgatattttattattatagttaaaaagattaatattattaatttagctaTGAATTTACTAAttgagaattattttttaccaaATATCAATGTTGGTCAAAATTGATCTAGATGGATGATGCggtatataattttaaacatATTCAATTAGGTCTCGCCACATTATAATCCCATCTTAGTTAAGCTAACTAACTCTGTTGTACTTTATCCGTTTACCTTTGCACAATAAATTGCTAGAATACCTATTTTGGGTTGAAACCAACCTTTgcacaataaaaaaaaaataaaacaaagttATTTTTAGTAACAATGTACATTGGTTGTGATAATGTCAATGTCACGACCCACTCtgggggcccgtgaccggcactagggaatgggtaggcttaaggccaccgaaacccgtagtaagccttaccaacccgcaaatccaaatatacaattaaccaaatataaaatagtcataattgtcttgcataataCATCATCAAACTACCAACAAGAGTCAGAATAgttatacaaattttaaaatttcctactgcggatactctagagtaaaaatgacaagtatacaagtacaagataattacaaaagtccgaaaaagaagaagtcggACTGTCGAATGTGCGAAGGCGAAAGTCTTtaactgtcacctgaaaaaaattacaactgagactgtcagtctcgagagtgagtcaaaattaaataatctaaGGGCTTTTGCAACCTtcacatgatatattaattattcaaaacaatataccaatttctgaatataattgcagtcataatataaaatcatacaccataataataaaatgataaaaggagagtgtaaataaataaagacatttttactttcacgggacgtgtggctaagtagaaccctaaccccaaattctaacgaccactttggctctcttaatccaataagactgcccccgagagcaatgctcgaccagggaccttacctccaccggtcacttaaatatccaaataagaaatctagtagccattcggctctcttaatccaataagatcgggcgcccccagagcaatgctcgaccagggaccttacctccaccggtcacttaaatatccaaataagccgccccgagagcaatgctcgaccagggaccttacctccgtgaatttacacaaatcagcccagagagccatgctcgaccagggcaaacccataaatatcttattacatgtccatgatcattagaTGTAACCCATCgagcggcatgttctacaagccacatttcccaattcgcaatcatcacatataataaatatcattatctgatgaactcaaccaacacatatcgaaataaagattaaagatttaaggtaaaacaacgtgcaatttgcgagggaaaaaataataacgcttatcttattataacatactaataataatatttatattatttcaaatattaataatcaagtgaaatcatttaccttgcgatactaataatcatattaagcacaaattctaaatagcatattaaaatcagactagcaatagcgcaaagattaaatgactttaactcacagatttgaTGCGTTCCACAGTccgctcctacgcctcgggtggagctggcgggaaggctgaattatctaataacaaaagacatacaattaatagacattcgaaaatttttcctaaacttagaccctaaggtcgactgcctagaattaaattggactcGAGGATTACTGAAAATTtgacagaacctcccctaaattacggatatttacccccgtaaaacgggtccaggacctgccaaaaacatatcagacatgctggaatttaataacaggagccgggccacaagaactgcattaatattttcccgactccaaaacaccacaatccaaacaattcaatttgatttatttttaaactacccaacacaagcaattaatagcctcaataactttctaatattataacaaaatttttcgagtctaataaaattataccgagttgaaaattaaaatatttcagcGTCCAGAAAACACTGGGGTCCGGAAGCCGGTCCCGCCAATGTCGGAATTCAAATCCGGAAGCGCCTACGAAGCTCAAGTTCGCGGAGAGTCCGGGAAGGACAAGAGTTTTGGCCGGAAAGTGGGAAGGCGGCCGGATCGGGGCCGGAAAGTCGCTGCTCACGCGACACCTTTCAAGGCCGGCAAGGATTTCCGACGGAGGAGGGTTGCTTCAAGGGTTTTCGGGGTGGGAGTCCGATTCGGCGCCCGGATCGCCGAAAACAAGCCGGCAAGAGGCCGAACGGCGAAGACAACTCCCTACCTTCTGCGTCGGCGGAAAGGAGGAAAGGGAAGGAGAGCTGCTGAGGCGGGAAGGGAGGAAGGCGGCGGCGGCGTGGCGGCACGTGGCGGCATGGGAAGAAGACAGTCGGCGGGGAGGGAGAAGgaagggaggaaggaaaaggaggagggaggggagaaaaaaaagttttttttttttttttttatatatatatatataattattattataactaaGGGTGTTACAGTCAATATGTCAAATTTAGCTCAATATTAAGGTATAttgcatttttttcttaatagtAAGACTATAAAtacaaacataaaatttatattctttgaatattcttttctttttcaagttcTAATTTTTTGCGTGTAATTTTTTTTCGGCTAGCAatactctctttttttttcaatttttttgttgtttatttcttcttgacaacatgatcatcaaattccatcatcttattttattatttttatctgtATTAGTTTCAAGTCAGTCTCTTTCATTAAAAGCACCTCTTTCTTTGTATCAATCTCACTCTAGAAACATCTCAAAAACTCTTTTATTCCTAACTAGCTCTCTAGATTAATCTATTGAAATAAGTTGCAATTTTGATCCTCCTGAAAAAAGTAATGAAAAAATCTTCAGTGTGGGTTTTACCTTGTCATTAATGCATAATAGGAAACCTTACATTATGCTTAATGCAAAATGTATCtcttttcattaaaaaaagtaaCTAATGCTTCGCCGGAGGAGTCGGTATAGAGCTATTATAACCAAAAAGtcgaaaaagaagagaaaaacagTTGTGAGAGAATAGATACTATGTTAACTagcgttttttttttttttttagtaaaaagaTAGACAGATAGAACAAAGCGAATGAATATGATAGAGTTAGCTTAACTAAAGTAGATTAGATGATGTTATAATATGACATTAGGACTCAActaaaaatgtttaaaattatacacatcattatttacttatatcaATTTTGACCAATACCGAGATTTGCCAAAATAGCAAATTCACATTAAAACTTTAGACCTATAATGAATGATATATGGGGAATATGGTCTTTTGGCTATACCCACCAACATTACATCAGCTTGGCAGTTCCTTTCTAAGCAGGGAAGTAAACATATGCAGCAGATGAATAATGGGGAAACAAGAGAAGGACACAACAAATGCAGAGAGACATGGAGTTAAGGCAAAACAACTTGAAGAAATAAATGAGGAAAAGAAACCATAACTCCTACAGTAAGACTTAACTCTTTAGGTATGTTCGGTTGGAATGGAGGATTAAAACAAGCTAAAGATTAAGggttaataattatataattttcttaatccTTATTtgacatgtatttttattaagggGTTAATTGGCTTATTTTGATTCTATAGAGAGATAAACCAGTAGCTTAGAGAGTTAATATAgttaaccttttttttttttttaaatccataaactaataatttatattatgaaaCCCAcat is a genomic window of Ricinus communis isolate WT05 ecotype wild-type chromosome 2, ASM1957865v1, whole genome shotgun sequence containing:
- the LOC8261814 gene encoding transcription termination factor MTERF4, chloroplastic, which gives rise to MSLYLLRRRALTFFTISNPSQKFCTKITSLSSVIKTQQNPCARIPRFDDPFRVSQLGASFSTSSSKFPEYEMPSVTWGVVQGKREKLVNRVIICDYLNNLGIIPDELENLELPSTVEVMKERVEFLQKLGLTIDDFNEYPLMLGCSVRKNIIPVLGYLEKIGIARSKLGEFIKNYPQVLHASVVVELMPVIKFLRGLDVEKQDIGYVLQKYPELLGFKLEGTMSTSVAYLVSIGVNPRDIGPMVTQFPYILGMRVGTMIKPLVDYLISFGLPKKIVARMLEKRAYILGYDLEETVKPNVDCLISFGIRKEALPSVIAQYPQILGLPLKAKLSSQQYFFNLKIKIDPEGFAEVIEKMPQIVSLNQNVIKKPVEFLLGRGIPSEDVAKMVVKCPQLVALRVPLMKNSFYFYKSEMGRPLKELVDFPEYFTYSLESRIKPRYQMLQSKGIRCSLNWFLNCSDQRFEERLQGDYIESESPGPSFFKGGKLQLPGYEAVSDEEDESDDDEVLYRRTVSL